One stretch of Marinobacterium iners DNA includes these proteins:
- a CDS encoding helix-turn-helix domain-containing protein: MDEKVRFAMAMRIGRAALGMSQQEFADMLGVAKSTIARNETLEMVMRAETLTAMIRALRERGVEIDILGSDDVLDVQVREAAVENLKSRLEDESRRRSDRKRSLN; this comes from the coding sequence ATGGATGAAAAAGTACGTTTTGCGATGGCGATGCGGATAGGGCGTGCCGCGTTGGGCATGAGTCAGCAAGAGTTCGCGGACATGCTGGGGGTGGCCAAGTCGACGATTGCACGCAATGAAACACTGGAGATGGTGATGCGTGCGGAGACACTGACCGCCATGATTCGTGCCTTGCGCGAAAGGGGGGTCGAGATCGATATACTGGGCAGTGATGATGTGCTGGATGTTCAGGTGAGAGAGGCAGCGGTAGAAAACTTGAAGAGTCGCCTGGAGGATGAGAGCCGTCGTCGCAGTGATCGAAAGCGCTCTCTGAACTGA
- a CDS encoding tyrosine-type recombinase/integrase translates to MPKRNLTQQFVQSSNLCPADKSKVDYFDTKIPGLVFKALKSGRRTYYLRYQDVRGKTQEKKLGPANRLSLADARQLATERLTTLAMGIDPFEQKKTLKEVPTFAQFVEQSYLPHIKAYKRSWRTDVCLLNKHILPAIGALHLDEITRRHLVDLFNVNRQTHKPSSTNRLIVLCRYIFNCAMRWETAGATRNPTAGIDLFVENNKRERYLTSEEAARLFETITRSRNPQLKWIVAMLLLTGARKGEVLTARWKDLDLERRIWTVEFNKTGTTRYIPISDGLLEMLNAVEQLRIPGCEWLFPNPKTLKPYNNIFNSWDVARKRAGMPELRLHDLRHSFASFLINSGRSLYEVQNILGHTQVKTTQRYAHLTQDSLIAAADTATRSLPSLATMMPNRASQVALLEAR, encoded by the coding sequence ATGCCAAAGCGCAATCTTACACAACAGTTCGTACAGAGTAGCAACTTATGCCCGGCCGACAAATCCAAAGTCGACTATTTCGATACCAAAATACCCGGATTGGTGTTCAAAGCCCTCAAATCTGGACGGCGCACCTATTACCTGCGTTATCAGGATGTCCGGGGTAAAACACAAGAGAAAAAGTTAGGCCCGGCCAATCGGTTGAGCCTGGCGGATGCTCGACAGCTCGCAACGGAGCGACTGACGACACTGGCAATGGGTATTGATCCCTTTGAACAGAAAAAAACGCTGAAGGAGGTCCCGACCTTTGCTCAGTTCGTGGAGCAGTCCTATCTGCCCCATATAAAAGCCTACAAGCGCTCGTGGAGAACGGATGTCTGCCTGCTGAACAAGCACATCCTGCCCGCCATCGGTGCTCTGCATCTGGATGAGATTACGCGGCGTCATTTAGTGGATCTGTTCAACGTCAACCGTCAAACGCACAAGCCCAGCTCCACCAACCGGCTCATTGTGCTGTGCCGTTATATTTTTAACTGCGCCATGCGCTGGGAAACTGCCGGGGCAACTCGCAACCCGACGGCCGGTATCGACCTGTTTGTGGAAAACAATAAACGGGAGCGTTACTTAACATCGGAGGAGGCTGCACGCCTGTTTGAGACGATCACACGGTCACGCAACCCTCAACTTAAATGGATTGTGGCCATGCTCTTGCTGACTGGTGCCCGCAAGGGTGAGGTGTTAACGGCGCGCTGGAAGGATCTGGATCTGGAGCGGCGTATCTGGACGGTGGAGTTCAATAAAACCGGAACGACACGCTATATTCCGATTTCAGATGGATTGCTGGAGATGTTGAATGCCGTGGAGCAGCTGCGTATACCCGGCTGCGAGTGGCTGTTCCCAAACCCCAAAACACTGAAGCCGTACAATAATATCTTTAACTCGTGGGATGTGGCACGTAAGCGTGCCGGGATGCCGGAGTTGAGGTTACATGACCTGCGACACAGCTTTGCCAGCTTCCTGATCAACTCAGGGCGCAGTCTGTATGAAGTGCAGAATATTTTGGGGCATACCCAAGTCAAAACCACTCAGCGATATGCTCACCTGACGCAGGACTCGCTGATTGCAGCGGCTGATACCGCCACCCGGTCACTGCCGTCACTGGCCACCATGATGCCGAACCGCGCCTCTCAAGTCGCCCTGCTGGAGGCTCGTTAG